The following proteins are encoded in a genomic region of Odontesthes bonariensis isolate fOdoBon6 chromosome 19, fOdoBon6.hap1, whole genome shotgun sequence:
- the LOC142368688 gene encoding chitinase A1-like, producing the protein MAPINTQSFRPSAQDETSITMQWNQVNNNVSFVLQFNGTTLNIEAPNGNGTVTFTVSSLTAGTKYTFTLFSVFENVRSSGISITAVTAPQNAQGFRKSSQNETSITLQWNQVNNNVSFVLQFNGAETNISAADGDGAVTHTVSSLTAGTKYTFTLFSVFENVRSSGLQLTAVTGEKFHIISVL; encoded by the exons ATGG CTCCAATAAATACTCAAAGCTTCAGACCATCAGCACAAGATGAGACCAGTATCACTATGCAGTGGAATCAAGTGAACaacaatgtcagctttgttctccAGTTTAATGGTACCACTTTGAACATAGAGGCACCAAATGGAAATGGAACAGTAACTTTCACAGTCTCATCTCTCACTGCTGGGactaaatacacattcactctcttctctgtgtttgagaacgTCAGAAGCAGTGGAATCAGTATTACTGCAGTGACTG ctcCTCAAAACGCACAAGGCTTCAGAAAATCAAGTCAAAATGAGACCAGTATCACTCTGCAGTGGAATCAAGTGAACaacaatgtcagctttgttctccagtttaatggtgcagagacaaacatcagtgcagcagatggagatggagcagtaactcacacagtctcatctctcactgctggaactaaatacacattcactctcttctctgtgtttgagaacgTCAGAAGCAGTGGACTACAACTTACAGCCGTCACTGGTGAGAAGTTTCATATCATCAGTGTTTTATGA